The following are from one region of the Pleurodeles waltl isolate 20211129_DDA chromosome 4_1, aPleWal1.hap1.20221129, whole genome shotgun sequence genome:
- the LOC138287238 gene encoding zinc finger protein 664-like isoform X2, whose amino-acid sequence MGEKPFKCSECVKSFSHLSVLQRHQQTHTREKTFKCSHCVKSFIQLSHLQKHQRTHTGEKPYHCSECERSFIDSSQLRVHQRSHTGEKPFKCSECVKSFIRLSDLQKHQRTHTGEKPYHCNECGSSFSDSSNLRIHQRTHTGEKPFKCTECMKSFSQLSTLHNHLRTHTGEKPFSCSECVKSFSQLSNLKVHERTHGDKTI is encoded by the coding sequence AtgggggaaaagccattcaagtgcagtgaatgtgtgaagagctttagtcacttgTCAGTCCTACAAAgacatcaacaaacacacacaagAGAAAAAACATTCAAGTGCAGTCACTGTGTGAAGAGCTTTATTCAGTTATCACACCTGCAaaaacatcagcgaacacacacaggggaaaaaccataccattgcagtgaatgtgaaaGAAGTTTTATTGACTCATCACAATTAAGGGTTCATCAGCGAAGtcacacaggagaaaagccattcaagtgcagtgaatgtgtgaagagctttattcGGTTATCAGACCTACAAAAACATcaacgaacacacactggggaaaaaccctaccattgcaatgaatgtggaagtagttttagtgattCCTCAAATCTCaggattcatcagcgaacacacacaggggaaaaaccttttaaatgcactgaatGTATGAAAAGCTTTAGTCAGTTATCAACCCTACACAACCATctgcgaacacacacaggagaaaagccattcagttgcagtgaatgtgtgaagagctttagtcagttatcaaaCCTAAAAGTGCATGAACGAACACATGGGGATAAAACCATATGA